From Brassica oleracea var. oleracea cultivar TO1000 chromosome C3, BOL, whole genome shotgun sequence, a single genomic window includes:
- the LOC106335815 gene encoding uncharacterized ATP-dependent helicase C17A2.12-like, translated as MDSAIEISSGSSSSSSGSDDEVSEPSRTRSNTAWLYGSGSFPQAKAALTTPASGSGGAPSQPRDSGNDNEKLSSQQAQKRTLPPSFNPPPASSSRSGNSTSPALGNKNTTQAPRSDPPSYKPRDSTTFTRNENVLNSNVPGVDDKKLPAQQAMKRALPPSFNAPPNPSRNVADYTSPAVGNKNSFGDGYYRGAHAEIGIQRGVNGVRILPPSMTHGPPAPPLQYGGQSDPIHRVVGIVEDRNSENDERLIYQAALRDLNQSKNEMDLNPGTLTVSLMRHQKIALAWMFQKETSSLHCSGGILADDQGLGKTISTIALILKQKFESQIKSEISSKQDAEILDLDADDESETPKHESDVKPEVKVSSNSAGDNDGNGSLEKGKAKVVGASTSKREFNRKRPPAGTLIVCPASIVRQWARELDEKVSDESKLSVLIYHGGCRTKDPVELARYDVVVTTYAIVTNEVPKESLVEDDEDDENDNKGLAPGFSKKRKAAVSTSKKSKKRGRKGMDDSSFDSDCGALSRVGWLRVVLDEAQTIKNHRTQVARACCTLRAKRRWCLSGTPIQNTIDDLYSYFRFLRYNPYAVYKSFYHTIKVPISRNSLNGYKKLQAVLRAIMLRRTKETLLDGQPIINLPPKKINLRRVDFSVDERSFYKKLEADSQSQFKAYAAAGTLSQNYANILLMLLRLRQACDHPQLVKGNSDPVGKESREAVKRLPREARINLLKRLESSSAICNICNDPPENPVISLCGHVFCYQCVSEHINGDENVCPVRRCREDFGRDVVFSKSALKNSTTNDLGSSSSQNKSFSQKSEFSSSKIKAVLDILQSLSKQGRRNSGQRPSSSLPHEDDDDVTIVEPTTLHSSSPIQGPIKTIVFSQWTGMLDLVEMSFIENGIEFRRLDGTMSLLARDRAVKEFSKDPDVEVMLMSLKAGNLGLNMVAACHVILLDLWWNPTTEDQAVDRAHRIGQTRPVSVTRVTIKDTIEDKILSLQEEKRKMVASAFGEEHGGSSATKLTVDDLKYLFMP; from the exons ATGGATTCTGCTATTGAGATTAGTTCAGGCAGTAGTAGCAGTAGTAGTGGTAGTGATGACGAGGTATCTGAGCCATCTAGAACCAGAAGCAATACCGCTTGGCTCTATG GTAGTGGTAGCTTCCCTCAAGCTAAAGCAGCACTTACTACTCCAGCTTCTGGCAGTGGTGGTGCCCCATCTCAGCCAAGAGACTCAGGGAATGATAATGAGAAGCTGTCTTCTCAACAAGCTCAGAAAAGAACCCTCCCACCCTCTTTTAATCCCCCTCCTGCTTCTTCCTCGAGAAGTGGTAACAGTACTAGTCCAGCTCTAGGCAACAAGAATACTACTCAAGCTCCTCGCAGTGATCCACCGAGTTATAAGCCAAGAGACTCTACAACATTTACGAGGAATGAGAATGTCCTTAACTCCAATGTCCCTGGTGTGGATGATAAGAAGCTGCCTGCTCAACAAGCTATGAAAAGAGCTCTTCCACCTTCTTTTAATGCCCCTCCTAATCCATCAAGAAACGTGGCGGATTATACTAGTCCAGCTGTAGGCAACAAGAATAGTTTTGGTGATGGTTACTACCGGGGAGCTCATGCTGAGATTGGAATCCAGCGTGGCGTCAATGGGGTTAGGATCCTTCCTCCATCCATGACGCATGGACCGCCTGCTCCTCCTTTGCAGTATGGTGGTCAAAGTGATCCAATTCACAGGGTTGTTGGGATTGTTGAAGACAGGAACTCTGAGAACGATGAGAGGCTCATCTATCAAGCTGCACTAAGG GATTTGAATCAATCCAAGAACGAAATGGATCTAAATCCTGGTACTCTTACAGTTTCTCTTATGAGGCATCAG AAAATCGCATTGGCATGGATGTTTCAGAAGGAAACAAGTAGTTTGCATTGCTCGGGAGGGATATTAGCAGATGATCAG GGACTTGGTAAGACAATCTCAACGATTGCTCTTATCTTGAAGCAAAAGTTTGAGTCACAAATAAAGTCTGAAATTTCAAGCAAGCAAGACGCTGAGATATTGGACCTGGATGCTGACGATGAGTCCGAAACTCCAAAGCATGAAAGTGATGTGAAACCAGAGGTCAAGGTTTCAAGCAACAGTGCTGGTGATAATGATGGGAATGGCAGTTTAGAGAAGGGGAAAGCCAAAGTTGTAGGAGCGAGTACTTCGAAACGGGAGTTTAACAGAAAGAGACCACCTGCTGGTACATTAATTGTTTGTCCAGCGAGTATTGTGAGGCAGTGGGCGAGAGAGCTCGATGAGAAGGTTTCTGATGAATCCAAACTTTCTGTTTTGATCTACCATGGTGGTTGTAGAACCAAAGATCCTGTTGAATTGGCGAGATATGATGTGGTTGTCACAACTTACGCCATTGTGACCAATGAAGTACCCAAAGAGTCATTGGTGGAGGATGATGAGGACGATGAAAATGATAACAAAGGTCTCGCCCCTGGCTTCTCCAAGAAACGTAAAGCTGCAGTGAGTACCAGTAAAAAGAGTAAGAAAAGAGGTCGAAAAGGCATGGATGATTCTTCTTTTGATTCTGATTGTGGTGCTCTGTCGAGAGTTGGGTGGCTCAGAGTTGTTCTAGATGAAGCTCAGACGATCAAGAATCATAGAACACAAGTGGCAAGAGCCTGCTGCACTCTTCGAGCCAAAAGGAGGTGGTGTTTGTCAGGAACGCCGATACAAAACACGATTGACGATCTGTATAGCTACTTCAGATTCCTTAGGTACAATCCTTATGCCGTGTACAAGTCATTCTACCACACGATCAAGGTTCCAATTTCCAGAAATTCTCTTAATGGTTACAAGAAGCTTCAAGCTGTTCTAAGGGCTATAATGCTGCGCCGTACCAAAG AAACATTGCTTGATGGGCAACCAATAATCAATCTACCTCCAAAGAAAATTAATCTGAGAAGGGTGGACTTTTCAGTGGATGAGCGGTCTTTCTACAAGAAGCTTGAAGCAGATTCACAATCACAGTTCAAG GCGTATGCTGCTGCAGGAACTTTGAGCCAAAACTACGCAAATATTCTTCTGATGCTTTTGCGTCTACGCCAAGCTTGTGACCACCCACAACTCGTTAAGGGTAACTCAGATCCTGTTGGAAAAGAATCAAGAGAAGCAGTTAAAAGACTCCCTAGGGAGGCTCGAATCAATTTACTCAAACGTTTAGAGTCATCATCTGCCATCTGCAATATCTGTAAT GATCCTCCAGAAAACCCTGTTATTTCGCTGTGTGGCCATGTGTTTTGCTATCAGTGTGTTTCAGAACATATCAACGGGGATGAGAACGTGTGCCCTGTTCGAAGATGCAGAGAAGATTTTGGGCGTGATGTTGTTTTCTCCAAATCTGCCCTTAAAAATTCTACCACTAATGATTTAGGCTCTAGTTCTTCACAGAACAAATCATTTTCTCAAAAAAGCGAGTTTAGTTCATCAAAAATCAAAGCTGTTCTAGATATTCTGCAGTCGCTTTCCAAACAAGGCAGACGAAACTCAGGTCAAAGGCCTTCTTCCTCACTGCCACATGAAGATGATGATGATGTTACCATTGTAGAGCCAACGACTCTTCACTCATCTTCACCTATCCAGGGGCCAATAAAGACAATAGTGTTCTCGCAGTGGACTGGTATGCTTGACTTGGTTGAGATGAGTTTTATTGAAAATGGTATAGAGTTCAGAAGATTAGATGGTACAATGAGTCTATTAGCAAGAGACAGGGCCGTAAAAGAATTCAGCAAAGATCCAGAT GTAGAGGTGATGCTGATGTCGCTAAAAGCTGGAAACCTTGGGTTGAATATGGTAGCTGCATGTCATGTTATACTTTTGGATCTTTGGTGGAATCCAACAACCGAAGATCAAGCTGTGGACCGTGCACATCGTATTGGACAAACTCGGCCTGTTAGTGTAACTCGTGTCACTATAAAAGATACCATTGAGGATAAGATTTTGTCTCTTCAG GAAGAGAAAAGGAAAATGGTTGCATCTGCGTTTGGTGAAGAACATGGTGGAAGCTCTGCAACTAAACTGACAGTAGATGATCTCAAATATCTTTTTATGCCGTAG
- the LOC106329300 gene encoding probable protein arginine N-methyltransferase 6, with the protein MQSRGDYSNGFHELEPVEEKRVPGFSSFGRAKRRSNRGGAPDTRDGLANGVRVSDQLGEQKPLETQKSPPPCTDFDVAYFHSYAHVGIHEEMIKDRARTETYKEAIMQHQSLIQGKVVVDVGCGTGILSIFCAQAGAKRVYAVDASDIAVQAKEVVKANGLSDKVIVLHGRVEDVEIDEEVDVIISEWMGYMLLYESMLGSVITARDRWLKPGGLILPSHATLYMAPVTHPERYSHSIDFWRNVYGIDMSAMMQLAKQCAFEEPSVESISGENVLTWPEVVKHIDCQTVKIQELDSVTARYKFKSMMRAPMHGFGFWFDVEFSKPPSSPAKTTSATSVASGSSSMSPSREGYQKKRSNPSDALVLSTSPEAPPTHWQQTIVYFYDPIDVEQDQVIEGSVTLSQSKENRRFMNIHLEYSSAGRSFVKESVMR; encoded by the exons ATGCAATCTCGCGGCGATTACAGCAACGGTTTCCACGAGCTTGAACCGGTAGAAGAGAAGCGAGTCCCCGGTTTCAGCTCTTTTGGCCGAGCTAAAAGACGCAGCAATCGCGGTGGAGCTCCTGACACTAGAGACGGTCTGGCCAATGGGGTTAGGGTTTCCGACCAGCTCGGAGAGCAGAAGCCGCTGGAGACTCAGAAGTCTCCTCCGCCTTGCACTGACTTCGACGTTGCCTATTTTCATTCCTATGCTCACGTAGGGATTCACGAAGAGATGATCAAG GATCGGGCTCGGACAGAAACTTATAAAGAAGCTATAATGCAGCATCAGAGCTTAATCCAGGGCAAG GTTGTGGTGGACGTTGGCTGTGGAACAGGCATCCTTTCAATCTTCTGTGCTCAAGCTGGTGCTAAACGG GTATATGCTGTAGATGCAAGTGATATTGCTGTCCAG GCAAAGGAAGTTGTGAAAGCCAACGGTTTATCCGACAAGGTCATTGTTTTGCATGGGAGAGTGGAG GATGTTGAAATCGACGAGGAGGTTGATGTTATAATTTCAGAGTGGATGGGTTACATGCTCTTGTATGAG AGTATGCTGGGAAGTGTTATTACAGCTAGAGATCGCTGGTTGAAGCCTGGAGGTTTGATTCTCCCATCACATGCAACA TTGTACATGGCCCCTGTAACACACCCGGAGAGATACAGTCATAGCATTGATTTTTGGCGCAACGTTTATGGAATTGATA TGTCTGCAATGATGCAGTTAGCTAAACAGTGTGCATTTGAAGAACCTAGCGTGGAGTCCATTTCAGGCGAGAACGTTCTAACATGGCCAGAAGTG GTTAAACATATAGACTGTCAGACAGTAAAAATCCAAGAGCTAGATTCCGTTACTGCAAGATATAAATTCAAGTCAATGATGAGAG CTCCTATGCATGGTTTTGGATTTTGGTTTGACGTTGAGTTCAGCAAACCGCCCTCTTCGCCTGCCAAGACTACTAGTGCAACAAGTGTTGCTAGTGGTTCTTCATCAATGAGTCCTTCTAGAGAAGGTTATCAGAAGAAGCGGAGTAATCCGAGTGATGCACTCGTGTTGTCCACCTCTCCCGAGGCTCCTCCAACGCATTGGCAGCAA ACAATTGTATATTTCTATGACCCAATAGACGTAGAGCAAGACCAAGTCATTGAAGGTTCCGTTACACTTTCTCAAAGTAAAGAGAACCGGAGGTTCATGAACATCCACCTCGAATATTC CTCGGCCGGCCGTTCCTTTGTAAAAGAGTCGGTAATGCGTTAG